One segment of Danio aesculapii chromosome 3, fDanAes4.1, whole genome shotgun sequence DNA contains the following:
- the LOC130221215 gene encoding neurotrophin-3 — MHWLPLVAMVIASALPFPQSPVPRLVAATIEPGRNDSNSTSVPKAETNSSVDNHLHGAVSDNNYSTPDVAPHRTEDGRISKGRASQENLLTQHNLFNNTKQDYTGGGDRTTREDVSRTHDHRKYKSQKNLVEKANFGQLDRRQLHEESSVETFLKDDTNARNKPLEGLKAPVQDHQDEVQPQGKEFEMDPGFRIEEDQLVLLDAHPRVLFSSGLSPPKHPPLLLMLELGLLASDEVEDGESHTMDSTTPSHGGDKEAYRNLLLGVSDSAGHIPRARRKRQVDQYTQGRERSVCEAESGWVTDKKTSVDHRGNNVTIMGNIPTQAKPLKQYFYETRCRVSGNGSGQGVEGAGCLGVDKKHWLSRCETKQSYVRALTLDVNMKVGWRWIRINSSCVCVLLSRGKYNTDRTLEKGGEQEGRRFS; from the coding sequence ATGCACTGGCTTCCCCTGGTTGCCATGGTGATCGCCTCGGCCCTGCCTTTCCCTCAAAGTCCTGTGCCCAGGCTTGTTGCCGCGACGATAGAGCCTGGCAGAAACGACAGCAACAGCACCAGTGTCCCGAAAGCTGAGACCAACTCATCAGTGGACAACCACCTTCATGGTGCTGTTTCTGACAACAACTACAGCACACCTGATGTAGCTCCTCACAGAACAGAGGACGGCCGTATATCCAAGGGTAGAGCAAGCCAAGAGAATCTTTTAACACAGCACAACCTTTTCAATAACACAAAGCAGGACTACACAGGTGGAGGAGATAGGACTACCAGAGAAGATGTATCCAGGACGCATGATCATAGGAAATACAAATCACAAAAGAACTTGGTCGAAAAGGCCAATTTTGGGCAGCTTGACCGTAGACAGTTACACGAAGAAAGTAGTGTTGAGACTTTTCTTAAAGATGACACGAATGCAAGAAATAAACCTCTTGAAGGTCTTAAGGCACCTGTGCAGGACCACCAGGACGAAGTTCAACCACAAGGGAAAGAGTTTGAAATGGATCCAGGCTTTCGGATCGAAGAAGATCAGCTGGTTTTGCTGGACGCCCATCCTCGAGTGCTCTTCTCCTCGGGTCTTTCCCCACCCAAACATCCACCTCTGCTCTTAATGCTGGAGTTGGGCTTGTTGGCCAGTGATGAGGTAGAGGACGGGGAAAGCCACACAATGGATTCTACGACACCTAGTCATGGAGGTGACAAAGAGGCATACAGGAACTTACTCTTGGGTGTTTCTGATTCTGCTGGCCACATTCCTAGAGCCCGCCGCAAGCGACAGGTCGACCAATACACACAAGGCCGTGAGCGCTCTGTGTGTGAGGCCGAAAGCGGGTGGGTGACTGACAAGAAAACCTCAGTGGACCATCGTGGAAATAATGTCACTATTATGGGTAACATCCCGACCCAGGCAAAGCCACTGAAGCAGTACTTCTACGAAACAAGGTGCCGCGTGTCAGGAAACGGCAGTGGGCAAGGGGTGGAGGGGGCAGGCTGCTTGGGGGTGGATAAAAAACACTGGTTGAGCAGGTGCGAAACCAAACAGTCATATGTACGTGCCCTCACCTTGGATGTCAACATGAAGGTAGGGTGGAGGTGGATCCGTATCAACTCCTCCTGCGTTTGTGTGCTGCTCAGCAGAGGAAAGTACAACACTGATAGGACGCTCGAAAAGGGAGGAGAGCAAGAAGGCAGAAGGTTCAGTTAG